The Nitrospirota bacterium genome contains the following window.
GACCGGATTGATGGGATTGCCCTCCGAGGCATCTGCGAAGACCCATGACATCAAGATGACCGCCATGGAAGCGGAAATCGTGATTGAAGGAACGGGAACGAAATATAAGGCCTGGACGTTCAACGGCCAGATGCCGGGGCCGGCCGTGCGGGTCACGGAAGGCGACACTGTCAACTTCACGCTGGAGAATCCCAAGACCAACTTTTTTCCACACGCCATGGACTTCCATGCGGCGGAAATCGATTTCCTGAAGAACTACCGGGCCATCAATCCGGGAGAAACCATTTCCTTCACCTTTGTGGCGAAGAAGCCCGGCGTGTTTTTCTATCATTGCGGAGCGGCGCCCATGATCCAGCACGTCGCGCGCGGCATGTTCGGCGCGATTATCGTCGATCCCAAGGATCCGAAGGTCTGGCCGAAAGCGCACCGGGAGTTTTTGTTAGTCCAATCAGAGCTCTGGAAGAACCCCGACGATGTCGAGGCCATGTTCGCCCGGAAGTTCGACTATACGGTCTTCAACGGAGGGATCTTCAAGTATCATCCCTTTTTCATCGGCTCGGAAGCGCTGGAGGCGAAACCGAATGAGCGGGTCCGGATCTATTTTGTGAACGCGGGCCCCAACGAGTTTTCCTCGCTCCACCCGATCGGCGAGATTTGGGATAACGTCTACGAGAGCGGGAACCCCTCCAATAAACTTACAGGGGTGCAAACCTATGTTGTGGGACCCGGAAGCGCCGCCACATTCGACTTAGTCTCCGAATCACCCGGGGTCTATCCGATTGTGACGCATTCGCTCACTGGAGCCCTTCGGGGAGCCATTGCCGCTCTGACGGTTACACCGGTAGCCAAGGATGCTCCGCTGATGCCACTGACGCCCTGGAAACCCTAAACGACTAGAAGTATGATAGAGGCGTGCACTCGAAGGAATCCCTCACTTACCTCTCAAAAAAGGAGCGCCGTTCATGAAACAACTTTCTCGCGCCATCAAGACTATGCTGACCGTCGCCTTGCTGTTGAGCTCAGCGCCGGTGTGGGCAGCCGATGCTCCGTTGCCCTCACTCTATGAACGGCTCGGCGGAACAGGCCCTATCACGGCCGTCGTCGGCAAGTTCGTCAGCATCGTGGGCCAAGACAAGCGCATCAACGGGTATTTTGCCAATACCGATTTGGTGCACCTGAAGAAACAGCTGGTCGACCAGGTTTGCCAAGCCAGCGGCGGCCCCTGCACCTATGAGGGAAAAGACATGAAAACAGCGCATGCCGGCATGAAAGTCACGACGGCTGCCTTCAATGCCTTGGTAGAAGACCTTGTCAAGGCATTGGATACGTTCAACGTGCCAGCCAGGGAAAAGAACGAACTTCTTTCCGTGCTGGGTCCAATGAAGGCCGACATCGTCGAAGTGCCGTAAAGGGCGACGGGCAGGCGGCGACATCCTTGCCGCCTGCCCATACCGGAGCTTCGCATGCTCCGACAACTCGATGAACCTACCCACGGGCTTCAGATCGCCTCCCTGCAGACAAGTATTCCGATGACGCGAACAGTTCATCGCAGATACGCAACCTTGACGCAGACGCCCTTCGCGAAGAGCATACCCGCAATCTGCCTACAGCCTCATGTAGACGGCAAGGCCGTGCTCAGGCACACCTGTCTGATGCTAGCGATGGCGCTCACCGTGGGTCTTGCCGTATTTCAGCCGATCGGAGCCAGCCACGCTGCCATGGAGAGAGTTCCCGTCATGCTGACTGGACCTGGCTGCGACACCCATGAGAACGAGCTAAGCAAGGCGCTGCTCACCTTGCAGGGTGTGAACGCCGTGTATTTTCATCGCATACCCGATCACGTCTTGGTGGATATCACCGTGGATATGACCACGCCGGAAGAACTGGTTCGCCATCTCAATACGGCGGCCACGTCATGGCAATGCCGCGCGGAAATTATGCAGTCCTGCATCACGGCAGCCCCGGCCCCCCAGACTCGAAAAGACGCACCATGAGCGGGCGAGTGAAATCCCACCAGTTTCGCACGCGATGCGGGATCATCGCCGGACTGATGTTTCTCCACGAACAGCCACTGCCCTAGCCCGCATTATTCACGAAGGCTTCTACTGCAACCGCTGACACGCCGCTGCGACAGGCCTGGCGGCGGGCGGGCTCGCCGCTCAGTCGGTCAACATACTGTTTAAGTATGCTTCCCTCCCTCGCGGCTCCGCGCGCCCGTCTCGCTTGGCGTCTCGGCGGTTTCGTCACGAACCCTCGTGAATAATGCGGGCTAGCGGGCTTCGGTTGGTTCCTGACGCAGACGTTGGCGGACCGATCCTGACAGAACGTTCAGGAAAGCAATCTCATCACACTCATGAGGAAGAGCGGTGCAGGAGGGCTTATTTCGTGATTCGTTTGGCTGCTTCGACAATCGAGCGAGCACCAATGCCAAAGTGATCGACGAGTTCGTCCGGCTTCCCGCTGTGCGGGATTGTGCGAACAGCGAGTTTATGCACCTTGATGCCCTCTGGTCCGACGGCGCTGAGCACCGCATCTCCGAGGCCCCCGTGAGCATAGTGATCTTCA
Protein-coding sequences here:
- a CDS encoding group 1 truncated hemoglobin, which gives rise to MLTVALLLSSAPVWAADAPLPSLYERLGGTGPITAVVGKFVSIVGQDKRINGYFANTDLVHLKKQLVDQVCQASGGPCTYEGKDMKTAHAGMKVTTAAFNALVEDLVKALDTFNVPAREKNELLSVLGPMKADIVEVP
- a CDS encoding multicopper oxidase domain-containing protein codes for the protein MAIAGAMVLAMTGLMGLPSEASAKTHDIKMTAMEAEIVIEGTGTKYKAWTFNGQMPGPAVRVTEGDTVNFTLENPKTNFFPHAMDFHAAEIDFLKNYRAINPGETISFTFVAKKPGVFFYHCGAAPMIQHVARGMFGAIIVDPKDPKVWPKAHREFLLVQSELWKNPDDVEAMFARKFDYTVFNGGIFKYHPFFIGSEALEAKPNERVRIYFVNAGPNEFSSLHPIGEIWDNVYESGNPSNKLTGVQTYVVGPGSAATFDLVSESPGVYPIVTHSLTGALRGAIAALTVTPVAKDAPLMPLTPWKP